The window GCTATTTCTTCATTTGGCACAATTGACGTTTTAGTAAATAACGCTGGTGGTGGTATCCGAAAAAGTACATTTATGGATATGAGTGAAGATCTATGGGAAGAAACGTTCAAATTAAATGTAAACAGTGTTCTATTATGCTCCCAAGCTGTATTAAGACATATGATTCCGAAAAAAGGTGGAAAAATTATTAATGTATCTTCAGCGGCTGCACGTATTGGAGGGGCAGGAGAAAGTATTCATTATGCATCTGCTAAAGGGGCGATAAATACAATGACGATTGGAATGTCCAGAGAGTTAATTGAGTATGGAATTATCGTGAATGGGGTAGCACCTGGAATGGTAGAGACACCTTTTCACGATAAATTTGCTCCTGGCGATAATCGACTTGAGCGTATGGCTTCATCTGTACCTATTAAACGCGCTGCAACACCGTTGGAAATAGCAGAGGCAATTGCCTTCCTTTCCTCCGATGCTTCAAATTATATCCTCGGAGAAATTATGAATGTTAGTGGTGGGAGATAATTAAAAAGCAGAAATTTTATTTGGAATTTTTAGTTCGTAAGTAGATGTCTATTACATCTTCTATCCTTTAAGCTTTTCGTATAATACATTTTATTGAACTCCCATGAAAGAACTTAATTATCTTTCATCTTCTGTGGTGAAGTGCTGATTTTTGCGCTTCATGGATGGCTAACGGGGGCTTTCGTGTTATATAGTTCAGCCAGAATTTTCTGGTTGAACTTTTTTTATTTAGATTTAATCTAACAGTAGCTAGGGTAGAACGTACTATGTGAAAGAAATAGCAAGTGAGATTATGGCTATTTTAGAAGTGATGCGTTCTCATTTATACAAATCGGAGCATAATGCAAAAATCGATCAATACGGTAATATGACGCCGGACTTTGAACCGTTAAATGAAACAAGTACGTTCATTGATATTGAAACGGGCGAAGAAATAGAATGTATAGAACCGTTATTGAAACAAAAAAACCAAAGATTATGTCCTGAGAACTGAGCCATCATCAATTATAGAGACAACATAACTCACCTTTGAAAATAGTACCTTAAAAATTTTCAAAGGTGGTTTTACAAAGGTATGAACATATATTCAGGATGGTCTATTTTTTCTACTGTACTGAAAAGAAAATCATTAGAAATCGCCTATTCTCATATTCTTTTACACAAGTATCGATGGAAAAAGAGAGGATGCTGTTATATTACGAGAGGGTAATTGTAATTGAACAAGTGAAACTAAAAAGTCGGTTTCTGAAACATACAGAAAATCAGCTTTTTTATACGAGAGGCTTTTGAATTAATGTAGCAAATTCTAGTTGATGTACATGCCCATCATCAAGTGTAGTAGTACCTTTGACAAAGTGTACATGTTTATCATCGCTAACACGGATAGCAGGACCTGTTTCTATTGCAACCTCATGATGATGATCTAAAAAATCAGTATTAGTCATAAGTACATGTATATGACTATTACCCTTAGGAATTACTTCACTTGTAACTCCTGCAAAACGATGATTATGTCTGTCATCTCCTTCTTCAGCTAATTTGGTACTTGCCAAGAATTCATGAACATGTGTTTGTTGTGATTCTACTGAAGCTTTTTTCTTGTTTGACTGTTCTTCTTTATTGAGCTTTTCTTTTTCGTTTAACTCTTTATTCATTAAATAAGGCCCTCCTTAAAATTAGACTACGGAATATATTACTCGATGGGAAAAGTATTTATGACTAAAGAATTTGACACGAGGATAAAATATCTTTGACTTTTATGTAAAGCCCTCTTTACAATTCTACAAAGATTGTGAAGAAAAGTACTTCAACTAACGAGGCAGGTTGATAGTGCAATTGATTTTATTAGAGATAAGAATAGGGATTTAAATCCAAATAAAATGAATTGGAGATATTATTAAACTCCCATGCAAGAACGTAATAATCTTTCATTCTCTGTGGTGTAGCGCTGGTTTTGCGCTCCATGGATGGCTAACGAAGCAGTTTAATTGAACAAGGTATACTTGCAGATTGTGGAGAATATGTAAAAAAGAAAAGGAAGATGGGAAGGCTGTATAGTTTGAAGAAAACAATTGGTAGGACACTTGCTTGAACTATGCTTTTAATTGGAGGAGCAATCTATTATTTCATAACAGTTTCCCTATACGAACCATCGAAGGAGTTGTACAATTTTTTTCCTAAAAATGCTGAATTAGTTCAGGGGAATTCTCGAGGGAAAGTTATGATTGGTCCCCGACCTCTGAAGAAAATGGAATTCCATTTGGATATGAATTGGCAATTAAAATGAATGGATGGAAAAAGGGAGAAAGAGATGGTGCTTCAGTTTATTATACAAAAGGAACTAAAAAAATAGATTTGATTTCATCTAGGAAGCATTTGAACATCCTTAAAGTGGATGATTTGTGAATAACAAAGAAGTACTTCAACTAACGGGTGCGATTGTTCAATTAGAGCAATCGCTTCTTGTGCTAACGAAGCAGGTTAGTGAAAGAAGGAATTCGTAAGGCTCTGACGAGTCTTATTAATAGATTGATCATATTTTAAAACACCTATATTAGAAGTAAGGGGTAAAGTATGACTATAGTTAAAGTAAAAGATATAGAAATTAACTATGAAGTTAGAGGAGAAGGCGATCCAATCATCTTCATTCAAGGTAGTGGAGCTTCGTGGAAAGTATGGAAACCTCAAATTAGTAGAATAGAAAAATAACTAATTAAACTATTTTCTTGTTCAACTAACGGAGCAGGTTAGTTGAAGTAGATTTCTATGTTAATATTAGTATTAAATTATAAAAAATACTAAACCTAAGTGATAGTGGGAGAGATTAGATGATTTATTTGAAGAAAGCAATGACACTTCTGGCTTTCATTTTTATTGGTATTTTTATGATAGGCTCTTTTCCTTCGATTACAAGTGCTTGTTCGTGTGCATATTTATCAAGTGTAGAAGAAGAATTTGAACGTTCAAAAGCCGTATTTAGTGGGAAAGTTGTTGATATAAAAGAGAGACTAAGTTTAAAAGGATATACAACTAAATCAGTTCTTTTTGAGGTAATGAACACCTAGAAGGGTGTTGAACAATCACAAATTATCATTACTACTGGTCAAGGTGGTGGAGATTGTGGATATAATTTTATAAAGGGAGAAGAATATTTGGTTTATGCTGACGAATCAATTATGTACGGGGTACGGGGCAAAATCGCTTGTATCAGTCATTTGTAATCGTACTGATATGTTGAGTTCTTCACAGGAGGATTTGGAGGTACTTGGAGAAAGGACAGCCCCCGATTGAAGAAGTTAAATTAAGTGGTAAACATAATAGAAATCATATATATATTTGGGCTACAGTGGCAGTAGCCATTGGCATTGTTGTGTTTTTCATTTTAAATAAAAGAAAAAGGTTGGATTAGTGGTTATTGCAGAAAGAATTTTTGAACATTGCGATTTATGTTGATGATTTTGGTACCTCTCCAACTGCTGTATATGGTAGCGACTTCTCGCTTTATATGGCATGGTTACGTATAGCTCTACTCGCAATTATTACTTTAATCTCTGGAATTAAGTCATTTAGTAAATAGAGAAAATTATCGTTATTCTTATGAAGGCTTATTCCATTATCGGGCTCGATACTGTAATAAGGATCAGCGCTTATTTTCATTAAAGGGCCATATTATTGAATAACATTTTTTAACGAAAGGTTCCAAACCGACGCTTTGGGAAGGTTATATATACTATAGACTGGAGTTCATTAAGTATTTCGAAAGGTGGTGTTGTTAATTGGAAAACAAAGAAATAATACTTAATACCTTAAATGAAATCAAAAATGGAAATATACCTGTTCATACAGATTACAATTTAAACTTAGACATGTGGGCAGATCTTATTGAATATATGCATGATAGAACATATATTTCCGATGTTACAATTTATTGGTTTGGTGATGATGATACATATAACGATGAAAGAGTTCACTCTGTTGATCTAACTAAAGTCAGACTGACAACTTTTGGAGAGAGATTTTTAACTGAAGAAATGAATTAATTATACAAATTAAATCAAAATAACGTTCCCAAATGAAGTTAAGGAATAACCCCCCATTCATTGAATTAGGAGTTATTTTGGTTGCTAATGATCAGTATGTCCCCAAACCATGCTTTGGGGACGTTTTATATTCAACTAACGTAATCCGAATAGTTCAATAAAAGAGTGGATTAATTTGGTAAAATAGATTCAGAGGGGAGGAAATGTAGTGAGAAATTTTATTTCTGTTTTCATAATAATTGTTGTAGTCGTCTTAGTAATTAATATAGACATCGACAAAAATGATAGTTTCTCTAATAATAATGTTGATGTTGAGAAACAATGGGATCGTATTTCATCTGTCCTTGAGAATGCGTGGGATGATTTTGGTTTATTTAGTTTTCAAGCAACCCCAGATTCAACAATTTTTATTGAAATGGATGAAACTAAAAGTGAATTACAATTGATAAAGTATTTAGAGGAAAATGTAAATAAAACAGATTTGAATCAATACAACATTGAAATTACTAAGAAAAGTTTACACGAAGTTGAGACAGAGAGTTTTATGATGGAGGTTTCAGTTATTGTATCTGATTATTTACAAGAAAATAATTATCACGATGTGGACATTTACGCCCCTTCAATTAAACCTACACCGATACTAAAAATATCGATTCCTAAGTCCAGTACACGTTCTAGCGAAAACATAAAAAAAGAGCTAGAAGATGTATTAGCTTCCAAGAGCGCTGAACTACCAAACAAAGATATTTCCTATGAAATCCAGGTGATAGAGCATGTTGATGAAAGTACTATTGAATCAGATGCCTTAATCAGTGATGTTGTTGAAGATTTTCAAGGAACAGAAAACCATTTAATTATTTCTGATACAGATATTTTTAAAGGAAATGGTATCTATAAAATGTCTTGGGCGCAACCATTAGATTCGAAGGACTATAAATTTCATGTTACAAACAATACAGGGACAAATGTAACCGTGCAAATTCAACAGAGTAGTCACACGCAAACTTATAATTTAGTGGCTATTGGTTCTACTACATGGGTCCAATCAGCTGCTTCTTCTGGTGACCATACAATAGTGGTCACAACATCTGATGGAAGGATTTTTAAAGGGGATGTTTTTGTCAGTAGATCTGATGTTCCATTGAACTAATTAGAAAGACTTTAACAAAGTTAAGTTCTTTAACAGGGGAAGTGCAACAAAGATTTATAACGTATACATAAATAAACCTAATAACGTTCCCAAATGCAAGTTTGGAAACACACTTAAAAGCCACAAAATGAAGTTTAGTTATTCCATTAAAGGGCGCTTTAGTTTAATAAAGCAACAGTAGAAGAATGATAAGAAAAAAGGACTCGATTCCTATTTAGAGGAATCGAGCCTATTTAATTAAACCCACCAGCACCAATGTGTTGCCACATACACTCGACACATTGCGAGGCTGTCGCTTGGTTGGAGTTAGTTTGATTTATTAATAACCTATTGCTGTGCTAAAAAATCCGATTCTTATTGGGCTTTTCGGCACAGCTTTTTGAATTGTAGTCAATTGTTAGAATTGTGTTTTCACCTGGTACAGGTCCTTAAGAAATTGACTTGACTGTAAATCAATCCAATAAATCTTTATTTTGCTGACGAATACAAAAAATGATCGGTAAACTGATACAAATAACTAACAAAAGAATTCCCGCATATAATTCAATCATTGGAATTTTTGTCCACTGATAAAAGTCATTTTTTAAATAGAACGCATCTTTAAGCACTCGATTAGCAATGACGATAAAAACAAAGCCAACTGGAATAATTTTCATTAGTAATGCTAAATAATGTTGACTGGTCTGAGAGAGGAATAAGAGAATTCCGCTATAAGCCATCCCAATCAAATAAACTAACAATACAACTTTCACTAACCACTGAGCAAATGTCCATTGATAAAAAGATAGCAGTAAAGGTTCTTCGTTATCGATAAAAAATGAATTCAACCCATTCGAAAAATATTGTGTGAAATTAGTGAAATACAACAAACTCCCAAAAAATCCTACGACACACGTAATCAACAGAAAACTGGCAGTCATGCCACTAACAAATTGTGTCCAAAGAATTTTCCGCCCATGACGACTACTCCATTGAATTTTTTGTAACCCTAACAAGCGATCTTTAACAAAAACAGAAGGGATCAATAAAGACAATAGAAAAATAAGTAGGATAAGAATACTTTCAAAATAACCAATAACTGTCGAAGATAAATAACTGGGCAAAATGTTGCGCCAACCTTCTTCCATAAATAAAGTGTCTGAAAGTCTTTCTCTTTCTTTTTCCGTATAGTGTTCATTATTGAGAAACATATCTGATGAATCAAATTGCTTCATAGAACTATGTAAGTTTTGTAGGACATCGATTTTATCCATCATTGAATGACCTGTATCATCTATCAAGTCTTGTTGAATAGCATCTATTTGTTTAACGATTTCTTTCTCTTCTTCATTCATCTCATTGATTGCTACAACGGGAAGGTTTTCTTGATACCATGATTCAAACTCAGCATAATTTCCAAGTTGAAGTTGTTTTGCGATAGAGTTTTCTGAGACAATCTTGTCCGCTTGTTTGATAAAGGTAATATACTCAGCTTTAATTTCTGCAATTTCTTCATCTTCAAGCGTTTGTCCAAATCGACTTTGCCAATCAGAAGCTTTATCATAAATAGGAATCATGCCGCCATTTGGCCAAAATTTATGGATAAAATTCAACTCTTGATTGTAGAATACGATCGTTATCAAGAGTGCTACAAGAAGTAAGATTGGTTGAAATAATTTTTTTAACTCAACAGTAAACACTTTATTTTACCTCCTTTGCTGAATAGAATTTACTTGTTAAAATACCGCCAATGCCTAAGAGAAATATGTTGATGATCATTGCAATTGATTCTTGCCACGGAATGGTTGCATAAGGTCCCATTTCCGTAAACCAATAGCCTTGTATTTGCCACAGTGAAATTGGATGCCACATCAAAAGGGAGTGCATATTCCACCAACCCAATTGATTAGCGATTTGTTCCATTCCCAGTAAAACAACATAGATGACAACGAAAACAATAAACCCTCGAAATAAATGATCCGTCCATAAGCCTACAAGAAAATTAAATCCATGGCAGAGGATGATTAATAAGCCGCCTAATACAATGGATAGAATCGTATAGTTTAACAATGTCATTGATTGCCAAGGTATAAAGGGGATTTCCAGCAATTGAGGAAAATAAACATTTACGTGAAATTGTGTTGACATGCTTGTTTGCCATAGTATTCCAATAGGGTGTAAATAGTTAAAAATGCCAAATGTTAGCATGACCATCGTTACATAAAAAAGAAATGTGAGTATGAAACTCGCTACATATTTACTCACTTGTGTTTTACGTCCTGTTTTTGAGGACATCACTAGGACATCTGTTTTCGTTAATCTCTCAGAAGTACTTCCATACAAACCTAGTAATAATGCAAAGATTAGACTTTCTCCTAAAACTACACGAAATAGTCGATTTCTTATAAAGGTAAAGAAGTTCATTGTTTCTCCTGCTGCCCCAACTTCCAATGAAGCTTGTTCTTCTGCTAACTCATGGACAACGGGGGTCAATTTTTCGTATTTTCTCTTCAATTTTTCAGCGAACGAGCCTTGAATTTGAAAAAAATCAATCATCTCTTGACCCAAAGCTTCTGTTGAATAATGTTGGAAAACATTTCCTGCTCCGGCGGTTTCCGTCAATAATCGCTGTTGTTCCTTACTAGCGGATTGAGCGGAAAGTTTTTCACGGAACTCAGATGTAATCAAATATCCTGTTGTTACTTCGGTTTCCTGAATATATTTTAAATATGACTGATCCAATCCCGCTGTGACAATGTAGATTGTATTTAACAATAAACTTGCGATAAAAAACAAGTGAATCATTGGCTGTTCAAATAGTTTACGAATTTCAAAGGGGATAATTCGCAGAAGCATCTGTAGCCACCTCATCTCGAAAAATGTACAGAAACGCATCTTCCAAACTTGGGCGTACTTCCACCCCTTCCTTTGGGACAAATGGGCTTGCAATTCTGAGCAAATGACCCCCATCGCTTTCTTTTTCACTTAATAGCAATTGCTCTGCAGTTAATTGATAAGTAGCAGGAACTTCAAAAATTTTCCCTTGTACTGACTGAGTAATTTGAGAGGGCGTTTCACAACAGTACAAGTGATGATTTTTAATCATAATGATTTGTTTTGCAATCGTCTCAACATCCGAAACAATATGTGTAGATAAGATGATAATCCTGTCTTGAGCGAGACGATGAATCAAATTTCGAAAACGAACACGTTCTTTTGGATCTAAGCCCGCTGTCGGTTCATCCAAAATCAGTAACTTCGGATTATTTAACATCGCTTGAGCAATTCCAACCCGTTGAATCATCCCCCCTGAAAAACGCTTCATTTTCTTGTTTTTCACATCAGAAAGTGCAACAAGTTCTAAAAGCACATCAATCTTTTCTTTCGCCTCTTTCTTATTCATCTTTTGTAATGCTGCAATATATAATAAAAATCTTGTAGGTGTGTAATTTCCATAATAACCAAAATCCTGTGGCAAATATCCTAATATACCACGATAATCTGCTCCCAGCTCTTTAATCGCTTGCCCATTCCATAATATTTCACCAGAAGTTGGGAATAAAAGTGTTGTAATCATTTTTAATAATGTCGTTTTTCCAGCGCCATTTGGAGACAGTAATCCGTAAACGCCATTTTCCAAAGTTAAAGAAATATCTTCCAAAACTTGATTGGACTGAAATTTCTTACTGACATGGTTAAGCACTAACATAGGTAATCGAACCTTCCTTCTCCATAAAGTAGTTGTGACGCAATAAATAGATAAATAAAAGAAGTAATCCAAAAACTACCGCTGTAACAATCGAAACCGGTACATACAACAAAAACTGAGCAATACTCTCTTGTTGCCAAACAAAAAGAACTCCCACAGTACCCCATATAATTGGCGTCACCCAATGACTGCAACGCATCGGTATTTTATATTCTAAAAGGAGTTGAATATTCGCAAATAAAAACAAGGAAGAAAACGACAGACTAAACAATCTCATCAGCGAAAGTTCTTGACTAAGCAATTGCCAAATAAGGGCATTACTCCCCACAGAAACAACCAAAGAAATTCCGCTAAACACCAACATACGTAAAATGAGTAGTTCCTTCAAAGAAACTCGGAGTGTCATTTTTAGTTCGAAGGTTCCCAACAGTCTTTCTTTCCAAATCCCAAGAAAATACAAAAGGGCATAGCAAACAGGTGATACCATAAAAACAGTAAAGTAAATTTCATTACGATGGCCATTCTCAAATAATTGATGTAAATCTGGAAAATACAGCATCCCGACCCCTATTAATAAAAGGCCAACAATAAATAAAATGTCTCCCATTCCCCAAAAAAGATAGCGGAAACCAACTTCTTGAAAATAAGAACGAAGAAATGCTCTAAACGTTACTGGTTGAAGATTGACTTCTTTTAAAATAAAAGCAATGCTATTTTCTTTTTCATCCTGTGTGAAAGGCAAATTCTTCCTTTCTCTATTCATGTTCATGAAACTCCTCTCTAATTTTTTTAATCAACCGATAGTACTGGGCTTTGATTCGCTCTTCTTTTTGAGCAAGCAACGAGGCAATATCTGGAAATGATAATTCCCCATAGACACGTAACCGGAAGATTTCCTGAATTTCTGGGCGAAAACTTGCAACATATTGATTAATCGATCTTAATAGTTCTTTCTGATACAAACTTTCATCAAAATCCTTTTCCTCTATCCACTCCTCATCTTTTAATTCTATCCAAGTCATCTTTACCTTGCGTCGTGCATCAATGACTTTATAGGTGCCAATACGGAAGAGCCACGTCCGAAAAGAAGATTTACGATCATCATAAGAACTCAACCCTTTTAAAGCAGCGATAAAAACTTCCTGTGTTAAATCAAGAGCGTCATTTCCATTCCCAACTTGACGATAAAGATAAAAATACAGGTCATCATAATAACGCTGAATCAATTCATCCGCAGCTTGATTCGATCCTTTTCTTAATATGTAACGGATTAAACGCTTATCAATTAACACTTTTCTACTCCTTTCGATTTCATTACCCTTATATTCGAAATACAACTTACAATCGTTGCACTTTTACTTTTTCATTTAGTTTTCTAGAAATAATGCTTGATATTTTTTAACTATACCAAAGTTAGATTTCTGAGAACCGAGAATAAAAGTTTATTATTCCTTAACTAATTTAGTTTCCCACTTTTCTAAATGTTATTTCCTATATAATTGAAGGTGGTTGCTGTGGCTACCTATGGCATGTATTTAGTTATGAAGAATAGAAATGCCTGAAAGAGAATCAAACTAATATTGCATTAAAAAAACAATTAAAACAGCAACATTGATTTGTTATTTTGTATAAGGGTTATGTGTTATCGTATTGGAAGAAGTGGTACATCAAATGGGGTTATATGGAGAATATTTTAAAGCAATTAAAGAAGGAAAAAAGAAGGTAGAGGTTCGCTTAAACGATGAAAAGAGAAGAAACATCAAAGTTGGCGATACCATTGAATTTATAAAGGTTCCGGAACAAGATGAAATTATAAAAGTCGAAGTAACAGAACTAAGAGAATACGATACGTTTCAATCGATGTATGAGGATATTCCCTTTGAAGATTTTGATTGCGAAGGTTAGACAATGAATGAAATGATTGAAGGCACTTTTGAAATCTACGCATCAAAACAAGAAAAAAAGTGGGGAGTGTTAGCGGTTAAGGGGGTTATTAATTGTTAAAGTTTTTGCAAATTATTTTATCAATAACAGTTATTTCACTTGCAGGATATGGATTGATTACTGAAGATTTTAAGTTTCAACCATATATGATGTTGTTTTTAGGTTTAATGATGTTGGTAATGGGATTAAGAGAATTTCAAAAGGGACAAAAAGGTTACGGCTGGCTAAGTATAGTTGTATTTATATTTATTTTATTTGTATCAATCAAAAGTTTCTTCTTGAAGTAACGGAGTGCATTAGTTGAATAAGCTAGAAGAAGACCACTCCGTGATGGGTGGTCTTCTTCTTTATGTGCGCCCAGCATGGGCGTAGTCTATAGGGTGCAAGTCCCGAACTGTGAAGGCAGAAGTAATAGTTAGCTTAACGCAAGGGTGTTCGCGGTGACGCGGAATCTGAAGGAAGCGAGCGGCAAACCTCCGGTCTGAGGAACACGAACTTCATAGAAGGCTATGTACGACTGGGTGAGTTTGCATAACAAAACGAAGCCCTTTCTGCCGAAGGTCATATGTAGTAAATGAAGCAGATAGATGGAGGGAAAGACTACGTTCTTACCTGGGGAGGTCTGGTTGGTACGCCAAGTACACTTGGTAACCTATTCAGTGATGAATAGCTGAACAATCAGAAGTCAGCAGAAGCCATAGTACCATTCTGACTCGAGAAGGATGGGAAGGGCTGAACAATTAAGAGAGAACAACATCTTGGCATTCAGTAAACTGCAAAGAACACAGATAACCGATAAGGCATGCTTGAAGGAGGAAATGGTGAATCCCATGGGGGACTTCAAGATGGTGGAGCAGAACTGACATAAGAAGAACTGTTGTTCACGGAAAGAGGCGTAACCAATGTTAATGGAACGAATCCTGTCACGCGAAAATCTGCTCTCTGCCTTAAAACGGGTGGAGCGTAATAAAGGGAGCCACGGTGTCGACGAAATGCCCGTACAAAACCTACGAAAGCATATCCTACAACACTGGGAAACCATGAAAATGGAACTTCTTCAGGGAACTTATGAACCGCAGCCTGTCCGCAGAGTCGAAATCCCGAAACCTGCAGGTGGTGTGCGTTTATTAGGTATCCCTACCGTGACAGACCGTTTTATTCAACAAGCCATTGCCCAAGTGTTAACTTTTCTATATGACCCGACTTTTTCAGACCATAGTTACGGGTTTCGACCAAATCGAAGCGCTCATGGTGCGATAAGGGAAGCAAAAGGATATATACGGGAAGGGAATCGCTGGGTAGTGGACATAGACTTGGAGAAATTCTTCGACAAGGTGAACCATGATAGGCTCATGGGTGTACTTGCGAAACGAATCGAAGATAAGCATCTGCTTAAGTTAATCCGTAAATACTTGAAATCGAGTTTTACTAATGGTATAGAACCAAAGGTTCGCATCGCCAAAGAAAGCGTGAAACGGATGAAGAACAAAATTCGAGAGATAACCTCTAGGAAGAAACCTTATTCGATGGATTATCGTATCCAGGAACTCAATCAATACCTGATAGGGTGGTGCGGTTACTTCGCATTGGCAGATACGCCAAGTGTTTTCAGGAACTTCGATTCGTGGATCAGAAGAAGACTTCGAATGTGTACGTGGAAGGATTGGAAGCTACCAAGAACCAAGGTGAGAAAACTCATAGGGTTAGGCGCCTCGAAAGGAAAGGCTTACGAATGGGGCAACTCACGTAAAAGTTACTGGAGAATATCCAAAAGCCCGATACTAGACAGAACCCTCGGAAACTCCTATTGGAGTTCCCGAGGGCTCAAAAGTCTATTAGCTCGTTATGAAACTTT of the Lysinibacillus fusiformis genome contains:
- a CDS encoding ABC transporter ATP-binding protein, whose translation is MLVLNHVSKKFQSNQVLEDISLTLENGVYGLLSPNGAGKTTLLKMITTLLFPTSGEILWNGQAIKELGADYRGILGYLPQDFGYYGNYTPTRFLLYIAALQKMNKKEAKEKIDVLLELVALSDVKNKKMKRFSGGMIQRVGIAQAMLNNPKLLILDEPTAGLDPKERVRFRNLIHRLAQDRIIILSTHIVSDVETIAKQIIMIKNHHLYCCETPSQITQSVQGKIFEVPATYQLTAEQLLLSEKESDGGHLLRIASPFVPKEGVEVRPSLEDAFLYIFRDEVATDASANYPL
- a CDS encoding SDR family NAD(P)-dependent oxidoreductase; the encoded protein is MHNLSGKVILITGASSGIGLATAELMASKGAKVIINYNSNVKGATEAVQRIQEKDGDAIAIQADVINKEEVNSMVEQAISSFGTIDVLVNNAGGGIRKSTFMDMSEDLWEETFKLNVNSVLLCSQAVLRHMIPKKGGKIINVSSAAARIGGAGESIHYASAKGAINTMTIGMSRELIEYGIIVNGVAPGMVETPFHDKFAPGDNRLERMASSVPIKRAATPLEIAEAIAFLSSDASNYILGEIMNVSGGR
- a CDS encoding ASCH domain-containing protein; protein product: MVHQMGLYGEYFKAIKEGKKKVEVRLNDEKRRNIKVGDTIEFIKVPEQDEIIKVEVTELREYDTFQSMYEDIPFEDFDCEG
- a CDS encoding 4-hydroxyphenylacetate 3-hydroxylase C-terminal domain-containing protein — translated: MKEIASEIMAILEVMRSHLYKSEHNAKIDQYGNMTPDFEPLNETSTFIDIETGEEIECIEPLLKQKNQRLCPEN
- a CDS encoding group II intron maturase-specific domain-containing protein, whose protein sequence is MLMERILSRENLLSALKRVERNKGSHGVDEMPVQNLRKHILQHWETMKMELLQGTYEPQPVRRVEIPKPAGGVRLLGIPTVTDRFIQQAIAQVLTFLYDPTFSDHSYGFRPNRSAHGAIREAKGYIREGNRWVVDIDLEKFFDKVNHDRLMGVLAKRIEDKHLLKLIRKYLKSSFTNGIEPKVRIAKESVKRMKNKIREITSRKKPYSMDYRIQELNQYLIGWCGYFALADTPSVFRNFDSWIRRRLRMCTWKDWKLPRTKVRKLIGLGASKGKAYEWGNSRKSYWRISKSPILDRTLGNSYWSSRGLKSLLARYETLRYPLN
- a CDS encoding alpha/beta fold hydrolase, with product MTIVKVKDIEINYEVRGEGDPIIFIQGSGASWKVWKPQISRIEK
- a CDS encoding RNA polymerase sigma factor; translation: MLIDKRLIRYILRKGSNQAADELIQRYYDDLYFYLYRQVGNGNDALDLTQEVFIAALKGLSSYDDRKSSFRTWLFRIGTYKVIDARRKVKMTWIELKDEEWIEEKDFDESLYQKELLRSINQYVASFRPEIQEIFRLRVYGELSFPDIASLLAQKEERIKAQYYRLIKKIREEFHEHE
- a CDS encoding DUF3953 domain-containing protein, translated to MLKFLQIILSITVISLAGYGLITEDFKFQPYMMLFLGLMMLVMGLREFQKGQKGYGWLSIVVFIFILFVSIKSFFLK
- a CDS encoding YmaF family protein, whose amino-acid sequence is MNKELNEKEKLNKEEQSNKKKASVESQQTHVHEFLASTKLAEEGDDRHNHRFAGVTSEVIPKGNSHIHVLMTNTDFLDHHHEVAIETGPAIRVSDDKHVHFVKGTTTLDDGHVHQLEFATLIQKPLV